In Fundulus heteroclitus isolate FHET01 unplaced genomic scaffold, MU-UCD_Fhet_4.1 scaffold_368, whole genome shotgun sequence, the genomic window atctGACAAAACTTTGACCCAGTCTTCCTGACATTGTGCTGCATAATTAGTGCATTTATTCTCAGGTTCGCTTTAAGTGCCAAAAATCTTAATGCCACTCATTGCTCTCTATAATCTATTTTCTATACAGAAGTGGAAACGTGACTCGTGAGAAAACAACGTTCCCCTTTTACATTTATTCATCTCATGAAGCAAACTGtgatgttttcatatttttataatCTGTTTATGATAATCTGTCTGTAGATTAAATGATTATTAATCTGTCTCAGTGTCTGACTTCTGTTGAGTGGATTCTTACAACCCAACAATGTTCacaagcatccatccatccatccatccatccattcatccatccattcatccatccatccatcaatccatccatccatccattctccagcttgtacttgtatagcactttaactagtcttgatgacctccaaagcgctctacactacagttcagtcattcacaccctggcggtggtgagctatgttagtagctccAGAGGCCAGGCTGCCTCTGGAGCTCTCTTTTCCAGGAGGGTTctaggaggatggacctccatgtccttaaaaagaCAGCAGCACTCCAACTGCTCAGAGTGAGCCTCCAGAAGTGATAAAAACTCCTGGATCAGtctggaaacattttcagaaagaacagaacaaagtccggttgcctccgatttaagcctgtttgctgttgcgatgacccagataactgagaatttgcacagacatAGATATACTGATTTTGTTGAGCCCAATTATTATGGACAGGGAAAgagctatacaaataaattattgatTGATGGGAAATCCTAAATGTAAACTTAGCTCACAAATAATGAAATGTCCATTTTGAGTCATTAACAAGTTTAACATTTGTGAAATTTCCTCATGTTTACGCAACGCTAGCTTCAAGATCTTGCAAGGAGTTTCCTCACTGACTGTTTCTGCATGTCAGGATCACAAGACAGAAGAATCTAAAAGATAAACATGAAAGTTTCAACACTGAGATGGATATCTGCCAGAAAATATGAGAAGTTTCACAGCAAAGTGAATAAACAGCTTTAAACCAACTCATTATTGCTTCAGACATTAAATGATCTATGAACCCGTGTCGGTATATTCAGGTgtagaaattaaagaaattacatcttaaatcccatttttttctgaaaaaaaaatacaataattgaAAGCTTGATGAATAAAACTGATGTAATGAATGAATTCCTTATTTTAATTTCCAGGTTAATTATTTCTCTAATAGGATCCTTTTACTTTTGATGAAAGGATGTCCAAAGGATCAGTTGCTCCTGCAATAACAGGTGAGAGCGTTTCCATCCAGTGGAGCAACTCAGTGACCTGAAGGGTTATTCAACACAACAGCTCCACCATGTTCAACCTTAGCTGGTTCTGCTACCAGGGAACAGAACCAGCGCCTACCTCCATCAGCCCAGTAGAACTGCGTAATAATGGATTTAATGACCAAGATTCCTTAGATCAGCCAGCTCTGCTAAAACAAGTCTCAGTTCAGTTTATCTGGAGAATTTACACAACAATTAGTTTCATTAGTACAACCCAATCATCTAAAGGGCCGTGTTAAATTGTTTCTCATTTCTTCACCTTCCTAACAGCTCATACACAGAACCATCTTTGGCTTTTCCCCAAACAGGCCCACATTTCCCAGCCTGCAGCTTCACCGTCTTGAAGCAGCAGGTCCAGACCTTCACATTTTGCTCTGTTAGCTCACTCTCTGCCTGTTGATTTAgattaaaatgcttttataaGCATAGCCTGAGTATCAAGATCAAACGTGTTAACAGACACCACAGGTCTGCAGACCGCTGAAGCTGAACTCTTtatatctggactttgactaggccattctgaaCCATCCCATATTATCATGGTGGTtctcctgctgaaaggtgaacctccaccccagtctcaggtctcctgccgcctctaacaggttttcttccaggattttccTGATTTATCTCTATCCATCGTCCATCatctctgacctgcttcccaCAGCAGGTTTTAGTGTTGACTGGTCATCAGAGGCAAGTTGGGTTGTCACTCTGCTGTATTTCATCCTGCAGTTATCTACTTAAAGCACCATCATCCGCTCTCTGGGCTCCTCTCTTACTCTGCATCCTGGGTGCTTtgagttttcatgttttctgtttatttctgtagttttcCAATAAAACCCAGATACTGTTCCCTGCCAGACTGAAGCTGCTAGTTTTTCTAAACAAGCTGTGATTCACTGTATCAGGTAGAAACAAATGAGAATTTATGGCCTAAAGGAACCCCATGTTCTCCAGAAAGGTACTCTAGGAAATACAGAGATCCCTTGGGGGTCATATGATGTAGTTTAACCTGTAGTTATTCTGTAAGTACTCAGaaagttcaattcagtttcctcacttaatgacattaaaaaaagcattttgcaGAGCAAAAACTTTGCAAGGCAAACAAATTAGATTTCTACATAGGAATGTATCATAGAATCTCTCCTGATTCTAATTCAGCTActtgcattttaatttgatcCTAGTGATGTCACAGAGGAGCAAAGTTCAGTTTATCTTGTTAGAAAATGCAGCTGATTGCTTCGAGTCATTGACTTCGCAGCAATCCCTTAATCTGTGCATGCATGCGGCGACAGTGGTGAGGAATGAGCCCTATTTAACAGGAAGGACTTTCAGCTGAACCATCTATGGATGTCACATAGCTGTAGAGAATTCACCAGGAGAAATACCTGGATAAGGTACGAAACCTGGAAACAAAGCTTTCAGGAAGAGATCTTAGGATGGACCCAGACACAGACAGGTGAGTTAAGATGtttgttaattaaataaatgaaattactTCTGGCAGgtgaaaccagaaccagcatGACTTCTAACAGGCTTGGTGGGAATGAACAACAGTAGAAACCCCTGAGGAGTGAATGAAATGACCGATAAAGCAGAGGAAACCTGGCAGGAAGTAGATGAGACTTCAACAGGTAGACTGATAAAGCTTAACTGGCTGTGGCAGAGGGTGGCAGAGTGAAATAAACATCAATGGAACTGAATAGAAATATAAAGACATAATCTGACtgagaacacaaacacaagactgcaagaaaaaaatgaatgcaaGGATCAACTGgaaggcaaaaagaaaagaaaaacagcaacaaggaaaaaacatcaaaaaaattacacaaaactAATAACTGGGTTATTAGCAAGATTtatagaacataaataaatgacaagaaaaacatgaatctatatcaaaaccagaaccagacgcCTCCAAATAATCACAAAGCCACTTTGAAGTtagtaaaaaatactttttggacatcagtgaagtaaaataaacccttttccatctttatttttctactgTGGTCTTTATGTCCACAAAGAAAAGCCTGAAGTCTTGGTCTGTGAGTTTAATTATATGTATCATGAACtggtgatatataaataaaattgaattgaactgaaagtCTGCAGTCCTCCCTGCATGCAGATGACTGTGCACTGAGGTGCTGATAAGCTTCCATGCTGTGATTGGTGGCTTCAGGTCCAACAGGAAGGTGTGAGCAGAGTTTAAAGGTTCTGCAGGACTGCAGACATTCACGGGGATCTGGACCACAGCAATGGCTCTGCTGaagcttctcctcctcctgctggggCTTGGTGAGTCAGGACATCCTGTGGACACTTCAGGGGACACTGATACTTTAGCTGAGACCTGCACGTCTCAGGGAGGTTTCTGTTCTCTGATATTTGAgacagaaatgtttgattgtttCTGGGTTATGGAGTATAAACGTCACTAAAGTTATGCTGACTTGTGGTTTAATTTTAAGacattttctggatgttttttgcCTAAAGCTAAGATGTTGCTGCTTTATTTCTGACATGTGGATCTTCTAAAACAGCGTGCTTTCCTCTTCAGGTGTTGCAGTGAACTCAGACTCAGTGTCTCTGCAGAAGAGAATCATTGGAGGTCATGACTGTCTTGATAACGAGCGCCAGTATCATGTGGTGCTCTATTCATTTGATAAATTTAGCTGTGGAGGATCTCTGATCAGCGATCGGTGGATTCTGACAGCAGCTCACTGCGCGGAGCCATTGTGAGAACATTACCAGCAGTAACCATGgttctgttttgattttctcTAACCAAATCTTTTCAACAGGGGCCTTACTGCAGGATTGGGAGAACATCCAGTCAATAACAATCAAATCCCTAATAATAATCAACACTCTGTTCTGGATCGGATTGAAATGTTTGGTCCCAACCATGACATCGTGATGGTGAGGCTCCAGACACCAACAACTATCCCCCCCGTTCAACTTCCTAACTGTGGGAATCGTCTCGGAATGTAAGTCAGTCTCTGATAAATGAGGAAACTGTTCAGACTGTAGATGAAACTCTGAATCGTTTGTGTTTCAGAAGCAGAGAGATAAACTCAGCCTCTGGatgtagttattttattatggatgttttactcttcctgtttcagAGGTGACACAGTCCAGCTTGCAGGAAATGCAGCAACAGGAACAGGCCCTAATTTTCAGCGAAGtaagaaaaatgttcttcttCTCAGCAGATCATCTTTGGCTTAGTCGTTTCTGTGTCATCACCTGCAGACAGGAAGGTTTGTGAAAATCATTTAATGATTGTTTTActtcctgcagaaccaggaCGCAACCCTGGCCGTCTTCAGTGTGTCGACATGGATGTTGATGCCATTAATCAAAGAGACCCGGATCTTGGACACAGGTTCCATGTCCAAGCTCCAGGCACGGACATATGTTTTGTAAGTTAATGTCTTCACCAGCATCAGAGGATGGCAGCTTTCTCTGTTTCATCACAAAACCAAACATGTTAACATGAAATCTGAGGAAGGTTGTTTGTTTCCCTCAGGGTGACTCTGGTGGAGGAGTGGTGCACGGCGACATGATTTATGGTGTGATTTCTGCTGTTGGAAATGACACACACGCATGTCAGGAACCAGCTGAAATGATGGATGTTTGTGAATACATGCCCTGGATCAACCAAGTGCTCGCT contains:
- the LOC118559941 gene encoding kallikrein-8-like encodes the protein MALLKLLLLLLGLGVAVNSDSVSLQKRIIGGHDCLDNERQYHVVLYSFDKFSCGGSLISDRWILTAAHCAEPLGLTAGLGEHPVNNNQIPNNNQHSVLDRIEMFGPNHDIVMVRLQTPTTIPPVQLPNCGNRLGIGDTVQLAGNAATGTGPNFQRKPGRNPGRLQCVDMDVDAINQRDPDLGHRFHVQAPGTDICFGDSGGGVVHGDMIYGVISAVGNDTHACQEPAEMMDVCEYMPWINQVLAYP